The genomic stretch cttacttttctatcaaagactttacttggcacaacaaaacataaaactaagataaggagaggttgctacagtagtaaacaacttccaagacacaaaataaaaacaaagtactgtaggtaaaaacatgggttgtctcccataagcgctttctttaacgcctttcagcctaggcgcagaaagtgtaactcaagtaacatcgagagatgaagcatcaacatcataatttgttctaatgatagaatcataaggtaacttcattctctttctagggaagtgttccatacctttcttgagaggaaattgatatttaatattaccttccttcatatcaatagtagcaccaacggttcgaagaaaaggtcttcccaatataatggggcaagatgcattgcattcaatatccaagacaacaaaatcaacggggacaaggttatggttaaccataatatgaacattatcaactttccccaaaggtttctttttagcattatcagcgagattaacatccaaataacaattcttcaatggtggcaagtcaagcatatcatagacttttttaggcataacagaaatacttgcaacaagatcacataaagcattacaatcaaaatctttgattctcattttaatgatgggctcccaaccatcctctagctttctaggaatagaagtttcaagttttagtttgtcttctctagcttttatgagagcatttgtaatatgttttgtgaaagccaaatttatagcactagcattgggacttttagcaagtttttgtaagaactttataacttcagagatgtggcaatcatcaaaatctaaatcattacaatctaaagcaatgggattatcatccccaaggttggaaaaaatttcagcagctttatcacaagcagcttcagtagttttagcggtttcgggtaattttgcgcgctttgcactaggagtagaagctttgctaacaccaattattttatcatggatagtaggaggtgcagcaacatatgaatcattagcattgctagtggtggtaatcgtccaaactttagctacattttcctttttagctagtttttcattttcttctctatcccacctagctcgcagttcagccattaatcttatattctcattaattctaacttggatggcatttgctgtagtaacaattttattttcaatatccctattaggcataacttttaatttcaaaagatcaacatcagaggcaggactatcaactctagaaacaagaatatcaattttattgagcttttcctcaacagatttgttaaaagcagtttgtgtactaataaattctttaagcatggcttcaagtccagggggtgtattcctattattgttgtaagaattcccataagaattagcataaccgttaccattattataaggatatggcctatagttattactagaattgttccgataagcattgttgttgaaattattatttttaatgaagtttacatcaacatgttcttcttgtgcaaccaatgaagctaatggaacattattaggatcaatattagtcctatcattcacaagcatagacataatagcatcaatcttatcactcaaggaagaggattcttcaacagaatttaccttcttaccttgtggagctctttccgtgtgccattcagagaaattaaccatcatattatcaagaagctttgttgcttcaccaagagtgatggatataaaggtacctccaatgaactgaatccaataaattccgcgaagaaaaatttagtcccgcatagaaggtttggatgatcatccaagtagtcagtccatgggttgggcaatttttaaccagagatttcattctttcccaagcttgagcaacatgttcattatctaattgtttaaaattcattatgctactcctcaaagatctccagaatcccccgagatgggatcggcggcggcggcgtctcagtaaggttttccgtatcgtggtttttcgcatcaggggtttcgcgacggaggcttgatggcgtgtatttcacacgttcgttgggcaaccccaagaggaaggtatgatgcgcacagcagcaagttttccctcagaaagaaaccaaggtttatcgaaccaggaggagccaagaagcacgttgaaggttgatggcggcgggatgtagtgcggcgcaacaccggagattccggcgccaacgtggaacccgcacaacacaaccaaagtactttgccccaacgaaacagatgaggttgtcaatctcaccggcttgctgtaacaaaggattaaccgtattgtgtggaagatgattgtttgcgagagaaaatagtaaaacaagtattgcaagcagatttgtatttcaagtattaaagaatggaccggggtccacagctcactagaggtgtctctcccataagataaaagcatgttgggtgaacaaattacagatcgggcaattgacaaatagagagggcataacaatgcacatacatgacatgataagtatagtgagatttaattgggcattacgacaaagtacatagaccgccatccaaccgcatctatgcctaaaaagtccaccttcgaggttatcatccgaacccctccagtattaagttgcaaagcaacagtacaattgcattaagtatggtgcgtaatgtaatcaataactacatcctcgaacatagcatcaatgttttatccctagtggcaacaagcacaacacaaccttagaactttctcgtcaccgtcccggtgtcaatgcgggcatgaacccactatcgagcataagtactccctcttggagttaaaagtaaaaacttggccgagcctctactagaaacggagagcatgcaagatcataaacaacacatgtataataacttgataattaacatgacatagtattctctatccatcggatcccgacaaacacaacatatagaattacagatagatgatcttgatcatgttaggcagctcacaagatccaacaatgaagcacaatgaggagaagacaaccatctagctaccgctatggacccatagtccaggggtagactactcactcatcactccggaggcgaccatggcggtgtagagtcctcctgggagatgattcccctctccggcaggggtgccggaggcgatctcctcggatccccgagatgggatcggcggcgacggcgtctcgcgaaggttttccgtatcgtggctctcgtgaccgggggtttcgtcacggaggctttaagtaggcggaagggcaagtcaagaggcggcacgggggcccacaccataggccggcgcggccgggggtgggaccgcgccgccctagggtttggccaccccgtggcccctcttcgtctcgtcttcggacttccggaagcttcgtggaaaaataggcccccgggctttgatttcgcccaattccgagaatatttcgttactaggatttccgaaaccaaaaacaacagaaaacaaagaatcggcacttcggcatcttgttaataggttagttccggaaaatgcacaaatatgacataaagtgtgcataaaacatgtaggtatcatcaataatatggcatagaacataagaaattatcgatacgtcggagacgtatcaaggctttaagtaggcggaagggcagagtcgggggctgacgaggggcccacaccacagggcggcgcgggccccccctggccgcgccgccttgtggtttggccacctcgtggccccacttcgtatgctcttcggtcttctggaaggttcgtggcgaaataggcccctgggtctttgtttcgtccaattccgagaatatttcgttactaggatttccgaaaccaaaaacagcagaaaacagaaccggcacttcggcatcttgttaataggttagttccagaaaatgcacgaatatgacataaagtgtgcataaaacatgtaggtatcatcaataatatggcatagaacataagaaattatcgatacgtcggagacgtatcaattgacaacctcactgtttcgttggggcaaagtactttggttgtgttgtgcaggttccacgttggcgccggaatctctggtgttgcgccgcactacatcccgccgccatcaaccttcaacgtgcttcttggctcctcctggttcgataaaccttggtttctttctgagggaaaacttgctgctgtgcgcatcataccttccttttggggttcccaacgaacgtgtgagttacacgccatcactcttcacctttgttgttctcccatccttcagcattctcctcaatccgaccaagaagatcccacctagcttcaacctccttgcttgtgaaagatccctctgaacaggcatccagatagtccttgtgttgtcctgaaagcctcgcataaaaattgttaacaataacattactggggagctcatgaataggacatttgagcattagtgacttcaatctcccccatgcttgagaaatactctttccatcacgaggataaaagttataaatataattcctatcaatatgcacttcatgaggaggataaaatttagaataaatgagaggtacaatttcctcccaaccaagagaatgactattcttcaacaatttataccaatgcgccgctttaccgtacagcgaaaaagagaatagcttcttcctcacttcatccatagagataccgcacacttgaataacccgcataatccgtgcaaaaacaagtaaatgatctccgggatggacagttccatccccttcatagcggttatcaataacacgttcaataattttcatgggtatcttgaaagcagtacttgcggtaggtggatttaaaatatcacaagcatcattagagttatcgcatatgggagataaagcattatcgaacaaattttctccctaaggatgggaagctaaaaagatcacgaaactagcttccccaagcttagacttatccatagcattagcgagtgattgcgttcataccaataacattgctactagcatgcaaatgaggttccataggttctttaattttcgcatcacacaattcatgtcttaacttaggaaataaaataagaagctcattgttgtccattatgccttactagtgtaaaacaagaaacaaaaagatgcaattgcgggatctaaaggaaatagcttcgagcacacacacaacggcgccgagaaaagtactttacccgggaccggagtatgagtgccttttacctttcctcccgcaagcaacggtgccggaaaagtgcttgatgtctacgggtgcttctattcttgtagacagtgttgggcctccaagagcgagaggtttgtagaacgacagcaagtttcccttaagtggatcacccaaggtttatcgatctcagggaggaagaggtcaaagatatccctctcaagcaaccgtgcaaccacaaagcaagaagtctcttgtgtccccaacacacctaatacacttgtcagatgtatatgtgcactagttcggcgaagagatagtgagatgcaagtaatatggatgagtatgagtggtaatagcaatctgaataaaatatggcagcgagtaaacatgcaacaaaacagtaaacaaacggagattcgatgcttggaagcaagacctagggatcccgctttcactagtggacactctcaacaatgatcacataatagaaccactctacaccctcttgttggatgatgaacaccactaactgtgtaggattacacgaaccctcaatgccggagttaacaagctccacaatattcaatgttcatatttaaataaccttagagtgcaagatagatcaacacaattacaccgagaactaacatagcatgcacactgtcaccatcacactatgaaggaggcatagatcacatcaatactatcatagtaataattaactccataacctacaagagattatgatcatagactacgccaagtactacacgatgcacacactcgtcaccattacaccgtggaggaggaatagagtactttaataacatcactagagtagcacatagatgatattcaactagatcacataaagagagagatgaaccacatagctacagcggagccctcgacccggggtgaattactccctcctcatcatggagacagcgatggcggtgaagatggcggtggagacggcggtggagatgactccggggcaattccccgtcccggcagggtgccggaacagagacttcgtcccccgaattggagtttcgcgatggcggcggctccggatggttttctccggtttcgtcgaacggggtcgaggttttaggtcggggacgactaaataggcggagaggcggagtcggaggggccacggggtgcccacacactaggggcgcgcccccttgggccgcgccgcccgtggggtgggccccccggctcccctctcgcctttctccggtgctccggaagcttccggaattataagatcttcggtgttgatttcgtccgattcgaaaatatttctttactaggatttctgaaaccaaaaacagcagaaaacagcaactggcctttcgtcatctcgtcaataggttagttccagaaaacgcataaaaacgatataaagtgtgaacaaaacatgtaggtattgtcataaaacaagcatggaccatcagaaattatagatacgttggagacgtatcagtcttccTCAACCTCCAATCATCTAGAAGGAGGCTCAAAAGCATCGTCAGAGTTAGCTCCCACCTCCATGCCCCAAGTGGTTCTGTCCCCGGTGGCAAGGTTGACTCCGGCGACCTCGACGGCGGTGGATCTGGAGCTGGCCTGGATCGCGTTTCTTTTTTACTCTTTAAGGTCCTTAGTGCAAAGTGCTTGGGTcgatttgtaattttcctttttctcagGACTCTTCCTGTAATTTATACTGCCACCGCTGAAATGTCAACGAAGctctaggtccttcgggacctctcttgttaaaaaaaaaaacagtaaaaTTTGCGCCTTTCCCGACCAAAGCCCAACGAATCATTTGGATCATCACAATTATGCAACAGAAGGCCAGGCCCAACAAGCCCATCATTCGTCCTCAACTATATATTCCCTACCATTCACCACTTTCAGCACTTCACGCACCTAGGgtttctccgccgccgccgcgcgtcttCGTCTCCGCCGCCGCAACGATGGTACactatcatcttcttcctcgattTCCATGGAATTCTACCCATTCGTGTATGGTCTCAACGATTAGCTAACGCCGCTTCTCGCCCCTCCGCAGCCGTCCCACAAgaccttccgcatcaagcagaagCTGGCGAAGAAGCAGCGCCAGAACCGCCCCATCCCCTACTGGATCCGCATGAGGACCGACAACACCATCAGGTGAAGTCCCCGTTCGTCTTCCCCCTCTCTTCGATTCAGAGTCAGCGTAGGCGTGCCGGTATGCTGACCCAGTCCTGCTCCCTCATTCAGGTACAACGCGAAGCGCAGGCACTGGCGCCGCACCAAGCTCGGGTTCTAAGCAGGGGATAACCCGGCCGACTGCTCCGTGGGAAGCCATTTCAGGATGTTTCAGCGTTTACTTAAGTTAGAAAGTGATTCCAGGGTGTTTGAATTAAGATTTTGGTGGTGTACTGAGGAAACCATGCTGTGCTAAGTAAACAACCCTTCATATGTGTCTGTCGTGCAAAAAATCTCTGAGGTTCAATTTATGTTCAACTGCCAATTACTCTACTTTGATTCTACTAGTCTCTGTGTTTGTGGCATAAAGTATGGTTGCCCCTCTACCATTTTGTTAGAAAGCCGCTGTCATCTTTTAGTACCTCTTTGTGTTTATTGGTCACAGCCTATTCTATAGGTTATGGTGTACAAGTCACATCTGTGTGGATGTAGGTTTTATCTTTTTCTGGCAGACCCTGTTGCGATTTTATGATCGTTGTGTTGTAATTCACTTGCTCAAGCTAGCTTGGATTTCTGTTTAAGACTTAAGTTTTTTGAATTAACACATGAATTAAGACTTGGATGATGTTAATTGGTAGTAATCTGGTGTCCTGTGGTTACCATGCTGTGCTAAGTAACTACCCCTTTCCATGTGTCTGTATGTCTTCcaagttattcctgaagcttaattTTGATTCACCTGCATTAGCCATCTTGTTCGACCATATGGTGTACCTTTAGTTCACAGCTTATTTTGGAAGATATGCTTGGCGGGCCATGTTTGCTTAGATGTAAGTTCTTTCTTGAACATTACCTTTAACAAGAGCCTTGCGATTTTTCTATTAATGTGTCTCATTGTGCCCAAGTTAGCTCAGATGTTTTCATTTCCTGTTCTGTATTATAATGTTTGCCGTGATGAATTTTGCTGCTTGTGTGTTGGATGGTAATTAGTTATTTTAGCAGTGCCATGCTGCTTAGTAATTGACTTGGCTTCCAAAAATAACAGtttagtactccctctgatccatattagcatcaagtaatatgaatcggatggAGTACGTTTTAATTTTAGATGACCATGTTGTAGATTCTTGCATGGAGTGCTCATCCTAGGTGTGAGTGCTTCATTCCCAGTCTATCAGCTTAACATCTGTACCCCCACAAATACGGTAGATTTACTTTCTTCTGCAATATGTGCCTAGCTGATTATCTTTTTGAAAATGTCATTTGTTATCTTTGTTTTCTGAGGAATTATGTTTGATGATAGGAGTAGTCTGTTTGAATGGAGGATAATGTCCTCATTTGTCTTTGCAAAACTACATCGTCCAGTTTTATAAAACTGAACTGAAGTTACGGGACTCATCCAAAGCATTTGTAACTTTTGAGATTCGTCTGATCATCAGGCTTAATAAATGTTTTCACAGCCCACTGTAATCCATTAAGTGGTGTAGCGAAGTCTTCAGAATAATTTTTATATGGGTAAAGTCTAAAAGATTGAATGGACAAGATTTTTCTATGAACTTAAGCTTTTTGATTGAATTTGACTGATAATCTGTCTAGCTAGTCTAATTACTTGACTATGGAGGCAACACTTAATATGACTGGTTGTTTAAGTATGAAAATGAACTGAAACTCAAGATGTGATTTAGACATGTAGAGAGGAAAATGAACTGATGTTTTGTCTGGCTCGTCCAAGCCTTTGGAACTTTTGAGATCTTACTGAGCATCAGTTTTACTGAAAGTATTCTCAGCTCCAGTTAATGTTGTAGCAAAGTCTAAACGATATTTTTTGTCGGCTGAAATCCAAAACAATTGAATGGACAACATTTTCTATGAACTTGAGCTTTTCGATTGATATTGGAGTACTCAACTATCAATAGACTGTAATCTGACTGAGCCAGTCTAATTAGTCGACTAGGGTGGCCAGACTGGATGTTTAAGTATTAAACTATAAACTACTGATGTGATGTAGACTTCTATAAAATGGCTATCAGTGTAGTCTGGGTTATACGCAGCTGACCAAAGCACACAGCTGACCTGACCAAACTCGTATACGTTCGTTCAAGGTATAGATAAAACAAAGCAATACCCTCGTCCTTCCTTTCCGTTCCAACTGCTCTGGGTTCCTACTATTTGCTTTACCCAGGGTATTTTTCTCAAACCAACAAAGACTAGTTAAGCTAACTAGTTGAATGCCTGTGCGTTGCTACAGTTTCTTAAATTATTTTGTCACCATATATATTTTTATATCTTTTTGTTCTATATCATCTAGCGTTGTGCACAACCGTGCATTGGTACGAAATACAGAACATCAATATTTTATTTTACTCCACAATTAGGAGTGATCAAACCGTGTCACCATAAACTCTCGTATCATCTTCTTGCTTCCTCTGATGTCTTTTCTCGTAAGATGACATGGTATTCTTTGTTTGTATTTATATCTTTAATAAAATTATGGCTCTATCATAAGCTCATTGTATTAATGAATTTCAAAGAACTTTACTTCGGTTTAGGTTGCCTTCACTAATGAGTTACGACTAAATGATCATGCCAAAAGCACCTTATTTTGGTTTATATTGGCTTGATGCATGTTGTTCTGCTCAATATATCAATGCAACCTTTGATACAGTTGCATCTATTTGGGCCATATTCATTTCATCTTGCTCTACACCATGACATTATGCAATCATATGTGTCTGCTTAATAACTCTACATCAAGATTGATATTGAAAATTTTCTTCTTACTCCACGCCGAAATTATCATTGAAGACTGGACAGAAAATGCAATCAAGCACAAAGAACACCAATCAGCACATGCTGAAAGTTAACATATTTCTTGTTAACTGTTATAATCTTTTATatgataattaacaaaaaaaatatgTACCTAATGGATATAGAAAATGCTGATTTTAAAGTTAACATATTTAATTATCTCTCGGGTTAGTGTTTGATATCTATACATATAGGACACAATA from Lolium rigidum isolate FL_2022 chromosome 4, APGP_CSIRO_Lrig_0.1, whole genome shotgun sequence encodes the following:
- the LOC124649010 gene encoding 60S ribosomal protein L39 is translated as MPSHKTFRIKQKLAKKQRQNRPIPYWIRMRTDNTIRYNAKRRHWRRTKLGF